DNA sequence from the Microcebus murinus isolate Inina chromosome 18, M.murinus_Inina_mat1.0, whole genome shotgun sequence genome:
CGTACAGATCAAAGCAGAGAGAACTCCACTGTCGTGCTGGTCGCGGATTGAAACTGGCCTGTGTGGGAAGTCGGCTGTTGTGTCTCTGTCCCGATTTGTCAGAAGGTCACATAACAACTTGGTTTCGGCTTGGTGGCGTGGAGCTCTAGCACAGGTGACTCCATTTTGACTCTCAGTCTGGCCTGTTGGGGCccctacaatttttatttaacaccAGCTTTTGCAGAGCAGACGGAACTTCTGATGGAGCGATTGCTTGATAATACTCCAGACCCGGATTTGACCCCTAGAAGCAGAAGAGGTTTTTAACAACTGAAATTGGCTATACCTCTCCCCAAGCTTCAAGGATtccaaattttgaaaaacttttccaCGTAATTTGCCATATAAATAAAGGCACTGCTAGCAGAATTTAATTCAAACATTGGTATTAgactattgaaaaaaataaaaatgtttcaccCCAAATATCCTTCTTTTGCATGTTCTGGGGTGGCCGTTCAGAGGGCCTGCCAGGGGAAGAAGCCCTGCAGAGCGTCTTCCGTGGGGAGCTCTGCATCTGCAGAGAAGACCTGCTCTGATGCAGAGACCTAGGAAAGACTCGCCGAGAGCCGACACCTTGGAAGGTCTGGAAGCAACCTTCGCCTCTGTCCGTTCTCAGTGCCGGGCCTCGGGCTTCACCTCCACAGCGCAGGGAGGCCAGCGCGTGGCCCGCCTCCTGCGCCCCTGCCCGGCCTGTCGTGCGGTGGAGCCCCGTTCTCTCTGTAACCTCAAGGCGGTATGTGAGCTTCCAACTCCATCGCGGGCTTGGGGTAATCGCTCTGTGTTTTCCCCAGTGTGCACATTAATTCATGTGTGTGTCTTTTCTCCAGTTAATCTCcttttgtgaattaatttttcagCGACTCTTCAGGGGGTGAACGGGCATCTTTCCACTGGCCGCAGTGCGGGTGCTGGGAGCGGGTCACCAGGGCTCTCTGCTTTTCTGGGAGCTGTAGTGAAGGGGACCCAGGACCTGAGGAGCCGGCAGAAGGGTAAGAATTTATTACCTACGGGGCTCCTGGCCCCTCTCTCTCTGTGGAATCTGGTCAAGTAGGCAGTGAAAGTCACTGCTCCTCAGCAAAATGTTGATATTGTGACTAGTCTTGGGTATAGCAACTctggtgtactttttttttttttgagacagagtctcgctttgttgcctaggctagaatgagtgccgtggcatcagcctagctcacagcaacctcaaactcctgggctcaagcgatccttctgcctcagcctcccaagtggctgggactacaggcatgcgccaccatgcccggctaattttttctatatatattatttggccaattaatttctttctatttatagtagagacggggtctcgctcttgctcaggctggtttcaaactcctgacctcgagcaatccgcccgcctcggcctcccagagagctaggattacaggcgtgagccactgcgcccggcctctggtgtactttttaaaaataaatatgcatgctTGATCCTTTTCCTCCCCAAAGTagtcttttcctttgtcttttgtgTTTCGTGTCACAAAAAGGGGTAGCATAGGATAGAACACAGCCGAAAACACCTATAAGCCCACTGACCAAGCTGGCCCTGCAGACTGGTCAGTTTGAGGTTCTGATCAGAACAGCATATAAACTTTGCTGAGAGAcccccaaataaaaatgaaatgaggctCCCCTCTCCTCTTGTTTGATGCCCTTGAGTGCTTGACTTATGACCATGGGGGAGCACTGACTCTTGGTCTCTGCCATCCAGAGGGTGTGATTTTTGGGTCATGTCAGGTGGCCAGTCTGAAAATGGCTGGGAACCTGAGACATACAAGAttcttttttgagagacagagtctcgctctgttggccaggctgaaATGTTAAAATTGAGAGCCACTGCTGCCAGCAAGCACAGTATCACTCCTTTGAAATTATGTTGGCAGGCCTGTGAATCTGGGTCTGGCACCATGTCCTGTGCCCGATTTAGCTGAACCTTCTCATAATCATGTTCAATACTTAAAAAGACTCCTCTCATCCCTGAAAACCCTGAGACATAAAGTCACAAGGACGCAGGAGGACTGCCAGAGGAACTCCACCACCCTATCAGCCACTGGGAGATTTCATGCACAGAAGGGTTGCAGAGGAAGGGTGACTGTCACCACACCGGGAGGGACCCTTTCAAGTATTCAGCTATGACTGtcgaagtgaaaaaaaaatccaactggaTTCATGCTTTCCATGTGAAGCCAGCACCTCAGGAGGAATGGACTGGGGTTCCCGTGGGGACCTGATAAGTAAATGTTCTAGTTAGCTGACGTTGGCGCTGAACTCAACTGGAAAGATCTGTTCTAATGAACTTGCTATTATCATAGACAGCCCTGCTGGCCTATTCACAGTAGTAATGACTCCAATTACTTTAAGACTCACAATGTACTAGAAACAAAGATGTTACTCGTaacacttttttatttctgtacacCGAGCAATGGTCCCCACAATTATATATTTCCAATCAGCTCCATATCGTATTCCCAGGATAGTCACGGTCTGGATGCACAAGCCCAGTAGTCTGTGCTAGAGTGAAGGTGAGATCATCTTCACGAGTAATTTTTGGTAATACCAAAGTAAgcataaactattaataatatgcatCCCAATACTCAAACCCTAAATTTGACACTAAATGTCTGAGGTGAGTAGTTTTCACACCTAAAATTGCATCCCCAAGGCTCCCCCATTATGGAATCTAATTATTAAGGGGCTTGTTTGAGGCCATACAAGGACAAGAAGAGAGTTTTAAATACAATCCTTGGAGGAACAGAAATAAACAGGTATAGCTAATGCTTGCTGATGCCACTACTTTGACTAATAAACTTAGTGTTTTGGGGCAATTACAAGACACATAATACGATTGCAAtggaaatggacaaaaaatttGGAATTGAACTGTTGGAAATAATttaacacacaaacaaaaactcaCCATAAAGATCTCAGAGGCACTCAGCAATAAAACAGCTTAGCAATTAGCTACCAAAAAGCTCTGAGATTTCATCAGTAGCTCAGTGTGACATACTGCTAtaataatataactactgattTGGGCTGATGTGAAAAACGGCCTATGGGTGGGTTTGTCCTTAAGACTTAACACAATTGGAGCCATGGACATTAAATACTGGAAATCAAATCTATGCCCTTCCAAAGGTGCCGCATAAGAAGTTAATGGCCGTGAGTATCTTCATGGTTTGCAcctgggaaatattaatatcatttaggATGATAGAACAATTAACAAAAAGCCTAAATTATTATGTAAGTGTGAGGTTACTTATGtgattgatgggaacttgggagATATGCATTGGCCCTTATAAGAAAAACTCTGAAAATTCTAGATTGTCAGGCATTGCACTTATGCTACTCCTTAAGCCTAGATTGGGTGAGACTTTGTCAGCAACTACAAAATAATACTCAAATAGTGCACGAAAGTGCAAGTAATGAAGACGACATAGTAGTTTGTGACATTAATGCGTACAAAGGAGAATTTTTGCACATTGCTAATCAAGAACTTGCTTTAACCATTCACCACAGGTATCACATGCTCCACATTGGTACATTCCCCAAGCTGCATATTgtactgactttttaaattcatCCCATCGGGACCTTGATCATTGCTCTttcaatggactgaatgtttgtgtctacCCAAAATGCACGTGTTGAAATCCTACACCCAAGGTGATAGTGTTAggggtggggcctttgagaggtgattaggtcatgagggcagagacctcaCGAATGAGATTGGTGCCCTGACAGACGAGACCCCAGAGAgaccttccctccttccaccGCGCGAGGTCACAGTGAGAAGACGGTGCGCTCTGGCATGAGCCCTCGCCAGACTCCGCACCTACTGGagccttgatctcggacttcccgCCTGCAGAGCCTGAGAAAtcaacttctgttgtttataagccacccagtctgtgtaCTTTGTTGTAACAGCTTGACGGGACTACGATAGCTTTGCGTTTTATTCATTTCGCTGAATATTTAAATGGCTGCAAACTGCCTAGAGAAAGGTAAAAACAGCAATGGAAACTGTAAATTGTAATGTAACTACAAAATAGTAACCAAAGGCGGGAACTGTAagggtaaataaaaataaaattgaattttaccTCTTTCCAAAGGGGAAAGAGACCTTTTCTCACCCTTCCCTTTCTTAGAACATTAGCAGATTACATGTGCTGCATCCCAGTCCAGTTTAACACCTATTCAATAATAGAactagtattttctttcttttccacatttGTGGAGAGAAAATTCTGGGTTggcagattttatttaaaataattgttttcctcAATACCACAAGGTCTGCCTTCCAAGTTATTGTAAGTGACAGTTTTAGGAAATGTTTCATGACGACATAAGATGAGTCCTGCCATGCCCCTGCTtactgcccatcccccagtgagTGATATTTTAGGTGTTTGTCATAGCACCCAGACACCAACACACTCTGCGTCACTTAGGGCAGGGTAGGTAATGGTGTGGTAACAAATCAACCCAACATTCAATTTCATGTTTACGTCTCATAAACttcaaataaaagtttgtttcttgCTCACAACAGGGTTTAATGCCCACCAGTGGAGTTGGGGTCTCCTTCCTGCTCCTAGCAGTCAAGGGACTTCAGGATGCAGATCCCTTTTGTCTTGTGGCACCTGCCAAGTTCAACATGAGGGAGGCCTTAGAAATAGGAACCACAAGGTAAGTCACCAAACCTCTAACCCAGAAAACGAAATGCTGGAGTTGGTAACCTTCAAAAGGTCACAGAGGGAAAGCCACCCAGACTTCCACACGCTGCTGACCTCAGCCATAGGGTCACCTGGGCTTTTGCGAGTTACAGAATCAATGTGGGAAGGCAAGGGTGCCACCTGCTTGGGTTTGAGACCCAGAGGCCTGGTTTGGAGTCCGGAGAGACTTGTGGGGGTGCGGGCTCTGCTGAGCATGGGATTTGGGGTCAGTAATCTTGGGTCCAAGTCCTAGCTCACCTCTGGCTAGTCGTCTTAAGAGAGACACGTCATTTCTCTGAGCTGTGGTATCTTCTGTAAAAATGTGCATTCTACGGACTGCATGAGATGGTTTTGAGGCTTGAGGGAGATGATGTTTGGGGAAACGCTTTGAAAGCTATAAGGCATACGACAAACACCACTAATATTACTCATCGTCGTGTCTCTGCAGAGACACTGGGCCCCCACTGGGCCCCCACTGGGCCATCCTCTCcccatcttttcaaagaacaggGAGAAGCAGACCGCAGACATCCCTGCCACTGCTGCTGGCCACATAAACCCTCCCTCTGTGAGTCCTCTGAGGCCCCCAGTCCTGAGCCTGCCAGCCCCAAAGTCTGGAAGGGTTCGTGGCGCATGTGTCCACCACATGACAATGGAAGGACTGGGAGAGGCGCTCCCGAACCTTTCTTTACAAACACTACACAGTCAAGACCCTGTCCCCACCCTTGGCCCAGTCCCCAAAAGAGAGTCACCCTTATCTGTCTTTAACCTCCTCCCGCCACCCTGGCTTTGGGATTTCTCTGCATTGTGCATTTTGTCCCCAGCCTGTTAACTGCAACTGCCACTGTTGAGCCATCTGTCCCAGACCCTGTCCTcgcgcccctgcccctgcccccacaccgCTTCCGCAGCTGGGCCGGATCAGTCGGAGCAGCGGCTCAGTGTCAGCACAGCGGACCTTAACAAAGTGTCTCTGGTGTCTGCGGAAGGGCACCAGCTTGGGAACCAGGACTTCGGGGTTCCCCTGTTCTGCCATTGACTCCCCTCCTAAGGCAGGGTTCCGACACAGGGACTGCTGCTGTGATCCTGAGCCGCggagctggggcgggaggagagcCGAGCCAGCAGGTGGGCTCCGGCTGGCTGAGTGCAGCAGCCCGGGCTCCGCCTTCCTCCTGCTTTCCCAAGGCCTCCCTGTGTGCGCCTCCCCTCTGTCCTCCAGAGGGACGGAGATGCTCGTGACCGTCTGTTGACAGGGGCTTTGCAGGCGTTTCTCAGAGGAGAGACAAGAGGAGCAGAACCCCAAGTCTTCGTGGACGAGCCTACGAAGGTGGCCGTGCACTTGGCCTTGGCCCGCGCCCTTCTGCAATCACCACGTGGGGACCTCTGGCCTCCCCGCTCAGCTCTCTCTTAAGTCCTAGTCTCCCTGCCCCATCCTCATGTCCCATCGTGGAGCCCTTTGGTCCCCCCATCCCACCCGGAAGCCCTCTGCGGGCTGGATTCCGTCTCAGGGATGTGCTGGGAAGCTGACACTCACGtacacatatttatttctcaaaataaaaggtGATGTGGCCACCCATCCTTTACAGTTTGGTAGCCTGGAAGTCTTCCTAGTAGGACTTTCCATCCCCCGCAGACAGACAGCCTGCCACCGAGCGGCCGTCCGGGTCTGGTGTTTGGGGGACGGCATCTTCTGCAACGGAGCGGAGCGGTCTCACAGGCCCACGGAAAGGATGTGCTTAAGGATAGAACTTGTTCACTTTATTTTCCTTGCAAGACCTTGATAGAATCTAGTATAAAGTCTGTCTGGCTTAACTCAGAATGCAATTAGAGGTGTTACTCTTTGGCATGTAACCTGTCGTGGTGAGGGCTTTCCTCAAAGGGCACGGCCCAAGAGAGGCCTGCGGGGAGGCCCGGGCAGCGTGGTCGGGGCACGCGGCTCCCTGGGGTTGTGGGCGGCAGCGGGGAGCCCCCTCAGCTCTGCTGGAGCAGCCTTGGGAAGAGTCTCAGGGACAAGAGTCTCTGCTCTGGGGTCTGGGCCCCGGACTGCCCCACCCCTGGctctgctccctccttccctgtcttcTGCAGCCGCCTCGCCGGTGCTCCCCGCTCCTGAGCACCCAGGCCAGTGATCCTGGGGCTCCTCCCATCTGTGAAAGGACAGGCCTCTGAACACCCAGAGCTGGACCTCCAGACGGCACCTGCTCAGCCTTCCTACCACCCAGGGACATCGGGGAGAtagctgggtggggagggtggagccTCTGATGCAGCCTATCTGGGAGGCGGCAGACCAGCAGACATCTACAGCCAGAAACAGGCCAGGTGCCCCCAAATGCTGCCACGTGGCCCCGGAAGCCTCCCTGGGTTCCAAGAGCCACTAAGTCCCCAGCTCAGCCAGCCGCCTGGACACTGGTCATTCAACCAGGGCAGTGTGGCACACAGGGGCGCCTCGGAATCCCCGACatcacccctcctctcctctccgcCACTCCCCCCACCTCGCATCTCTCCTGCCCTTTAACACCTCCTGCGGCTGTTACTCTTCCTGGAGAAGGGGCTCTCGGTCCCCTTCCTGCACCCTCTcgtcctcctccttctccatgcAGCCCACGGTGGCAGCTAATCCAGCGCCCACGCCACCCCCGACGACTGCAGCCCCCGTGGCACCCACTGCAGCTCCAGCTGCCACCATCCCGGCCTCGGCAGCCAGTGCCGCTGCTGCCATGCCCGCGCCCACCACGCCCCCTGCCAGCCCCATGAGCCCGGCCCCCACGGCGCCCCCCACGGCAGCCAGGTGGCCACAGAAGCGCATCGTGTAGGAGTCCATGAAGGCCTTGGCCATGGCCTGcagctcagcctccagagccTCCAAGGTCTGCTCTCTCCCCTTGCACAGCATGGCCACGCCGTGGCGAGCCAGGACGGCGTCCTTCTGGGCGGAGAGAAGGTTCCGCATGGTGTCGGGCAGGACCCGCAGCGCAGAGAATATGCGCTTGGTGGCTATGTCCTGGGGTGGGGAAAAGAGGAGAAGGTGCCCTGACCTGGAGACCTAGGTGTGCCCTCCCCAGCGTGGCCCCACTGCACAGCGCCCCGGGCCACCCGGGACTCACCTGCTGCCTCACGTACTCCTCAAACTCCCGCTTGGCAGCCTCCACCTTCCTGAGGTCGTGCAGCTGGGCGGCCATCTGTCCACGGGAAAACCCAgactgcctccctccttcctccgcAGCAGGGCGCCGCCTGCCTCCTCACCTCCACTGCCAGGGCGCAGACCCTGGCTCcctcccggcccggcccggccgtaCCTCGTCTGGAGACGCGAAACCGGGCCCGGTCCTGCCCATCCAGCCCGAGAGGTTCTGCAGAGACACCATCGCCGGGTCAGCGAGAGCAGGCCGCCAGCCCGGTCGCCGGGGTCTCCGGGCAGTTTCCACACCTTGATCTCCTGAGCGAGCTGCTGCCCCGTGAGCAGGCGTCTGTCCCCCCTGGCCACGGCGCGCCCCTCGCTCCAGTACCCCTGGCAGCGGCTCTTAGCGTGCTGGGGGGCCGCGCTCAGCACGTCCGAGACGTAGGCCCCGAGATGGCGGTGGAAAGCGCCGCCCGCACCTGAGGAGGAGACGCGCGTGCTGAGCCGGCCCAGCAAAGGGACGCAGGGAGCAGCACACGGGAGGTCTTGGCTCCAGGGACACTCACTGCTGGGGCTCCCTTGGCCTTTGTCTGTGCACCGCCTCCCCGGAGTGGGCAGCAGGCAACAGCGGGCTCGTCTCCCTTGCAGCAGCTCCTGGACCTTGGGGTACTTGCCGGACACTCTCTGAGCATTGGGTTGAGGAGAGCACTGAGTTCGGGGACTGAGCCCCCCTCACCTCTGCCCTAGCCCCTGGCCCCTCCATCCCTGCCCTCTGCACTGCTCACCTGGAGGATGTCAGCTGCGTGCCCCTGTCCTGCCTGGTCGGGGTGGGATGAGTCCCGGCGAACCAAGAGATCCAGGTGCTGGAAGAGAAGGGGTCCTGCCACCAGCAACTGAGGATGTCAGGTCTGGGGCTGACAAGTCCAGAAATGAGTGTCTCACCTGAATTGGCACCATCCCATAATGCTTGCCCATCACCTCGGCCACTTGGACAAACATCTGGGGTGGGGCACAGAGAGTGTCAGGGCTGGGCCACTTCGAGGACCATGGTCTGTCCCAAGTCCGTCCCCTACCTCCCTACGCCTGCTGTGGGAACCACGCTTCCCACTCTCAACTCGGGATTGCCATCCTCTCCCCCGGTCTGGCATCTCATGCTTTGTCCTCTGCCCCCAACCCCACAACCCCGTTCAAGTGTCCTAAACCCGAGGCCAGAGCGAGAGGCACCGGTTCCCTCTGACTCAGCCCGGCCCGTGGGCAGGCCAGGGTGGTGGGGCCCCACACCTGCAGTCTCTCACCTCCAGGTAGTCCAGGTCTGTGTCTTGCAGCTCCTGGGAGGCACTGAGGATCTGGAACCAAGAGCGAGATGCGAGAGGGTCTGCCGGGGCAAAGCCACACTCGGAGACCCTGGTGAGGAGGGGGCTCCCGGCAGTCTCAGAACACGGAGAGGCCCCAGATGGAACGG
Encoded proteins:
- the RNF112 gene encoding RING finger protein 112, with the translated sequence MPRPTLSVSSFCHRLGKRERKRSFMGNSSNSWSHAPFPRLELGLGPRPTGPRELPPCSICLERLREPISLACGHDFCARCFSTHRVPGCEPPCCPECRKICKQKKGLRSLGEKMKLLPQRPLPAAPQEACAARAEPLLLVRLSASGGLILRMGAVNRCLKHPLARDTPVCLLAVLGEQHSGKSFLLSHLLRGLPGLESGEGGWPRGGEGSLQGCGWGANGLTRGIWMWSHPFLLGKEGRKVAVFLVDTGDAMSPELSRETRIKLCALTSMLSSYQILSASQELQDTDLDYLEMFVQVAEVMGKHYGMVPIQHLDLLVRRDSSHPDQAGQGHAADILQRVSGKYPKVQELLQGRRARCCLLPTPGRRCTDKGQGSPSSAGGAFHRHLGAYVSDVLSAAPQHAKSRCQGYWSEGRAVARGDRRLLTGQQLAQEIKNLSGWMGRTGPGFASPDEMAAQLHDLRKVEAAKREFEEYVRQQDIATKRIFSALRVLPDTMRNLLSAQKDAVLARHGVAMLCKGREQTLEALEAELQAMAKAFMDSYTMRFCGHLAAVGGAVGAGLMGLAGGVVGAGMAAAALAAEAGMVAAGAAVGATGAAVVGGGVGAGLAATVGCMEKEEDERVQEGDREPLLQEE